A single genomic interval of Paracoccus aestuarii harbors:
- a CDS encoding 4Fe-4S binding protein: MYRALLILLLLVPLRLGAQDMADHVIAPYALGDRLNDQGVHGLLNSGGGEAGFLFETGPLAPLPGFSGQPINMLVMLDLEGRFIDVRLLAHNEPIFVSGLGEAPLRAFLSQYRGHAITEPLVVGNPYGAGQGGDLVWLDGVTKATASVRIAHESILAATLAVARERMQGISAGPPPRPDPDHAESLNLDALLDQGIARRLSVTNAEVEAAFAGTRWSGADPEGAGDPQGLFLDLLAVDIGPPAIARAVLSPETLAEVQAQSRVAPDDEFILLLDRGRHGLVGPDFVRNTAPDLLGATQDGLPLALRDADILAELHPDLADWQDAARMVLRLDRRLGFDPTREWQLTVRAERQHGMFQPEIGHADLTLPMILPQRFFLTPEGPAPRPAWLEAAHARRADLAVLIAALALLLAGLARQSRLAGHRHYGAIRLGWLAFVIGFIGFWGQGQLSIVTPLAVLRGLMQGGGLAVLLYDPFSLVIWAVTLAGLVLWGRGLFCGWLCPYGAMQEFAHHAGRRLGLPDWRPAPSLGRALLWTGPAALAGLVLTAILVPAHLETTAEIEPFKTAITTHFARPWPYILWAGGWLVLSMVWFKGFCRSLCPLGALLRAGDILRLRRWIPRRAECGIPCQLCRVRCRYDAIAPKGQVRYGECFQCLDCVTIHDDPRQCVPLILAARARRRAA, from the coding sequence ATGTATCGCGCGCTGCTCATCCTGCTGCTCTTGGTGCCGCTGCGGCTTGGTGCGCAGGACATGGCCGATCATGTGATCGCACCCTATGCCCTTGGCGACAGGCTGAATGACCAGGGCGTCCATGGATTGCTGAATTCCGGCGGCGGCGAGGCGGGGTTCCTGTTCGAGACAGGCCCGCTGGCGCCGCTGCCGGGGTTTTCCGGCCAGCCGATCAACATGCTGGTCATGCTGGATCTGGAGGGCCGGTTCATCGACGTGCGCCTGCTGGCCCATAACGAGCCGATCTTCGTCTCGGGCCTGGGCGAGGCGCCGCTGCGCGCCTTCCTGTCGCAATATCGCGGGCATGCGATCACCGAGCCCCTGGTCGTCGGCAATCCCTATGGCGCCGGGCAGGGGGGCGATCTGGTCTGGCTGGACGGGGTGACCAAGGCCACGGCCTCGGTCCGCATCGCGCATGAATCGATCCTGGCGGCGACGCTGGCCGTCGCGCGCGAACGGATGCAGGGGATCAGCGCCGGCCCGCCCCCGCGGCCCGACCCGGACCATGCCGAGAGCTTGAACCTCGACGCCTTGCTGGACCAGGGCATCGCGCGCAGGCTCTCGGTCACCAATGCCGAGGTCGAGGCCGCCTTTGCCGGCACGCGATGGTCGGGCGCGGATCCCGAGGGCGCTGGCGATCCGCAGGGTCTGTTCCTCGACCTGCTGGCCGTCGATATCGGCCCGCCCGCCATCGCCCGCGCCGTCCTGTCGCCCGAAACGCTGGCCGAGGTTCAGGCGCAATCCCGCGTCGCCCCCGATGACGAATTCATCCTGCTGCTCGACCGCGGCCGCCACGGCCTTGTGGGCCCGGATTTCGTCCGCAACACCGCGCCGGATCTTTTGGGCGCCACGCAGGACGGTCTGCCGCTGGCGCTGCGCGATGCCGATATCCTGGCCGAGCTGCATCCGGACCTTGCCGATTGGCAGGACGCGGCGCGGATGGTGCTGCGCCTCGACCGCAGGCTCGGCTTCGATCCGACGCGCGAATGGCAGCTGACCGTCCGGGCCGAGCGCCAGCATGGCATGTTCCAGCCCGAGATCGGCCATGCCGACCTGACCCTGCCGATGATCCTGCCGCAGCGCTTCTTCCTGACACCCGAAGGCCCTGCGCCGCGCCCGGCCTGGCTGGAGGCCGCCCATGCGCGCCGTGCCGATCTGGCCGTTCTGATCGCCGCCCTGGCCCTGCTGCTGGCGGGGCTGGCGCGGCAGTCGCGCCTGGCCGGGCACCGGCATTATGGCGCGATCCGGCTTGGCTGGCTGGCCTTCGTGATCGGCTTCATCGGCTTCTGGGGGCAGGGGCAGCTGTCGATCGTCACCCCGCTGGCGGTGCTGCGGGGGCTGATGCAGGGCGGGGGGCTGGCGGTGCTGCTCTATGATCCGTTCTCGCTGGTGATCTGGGCGGTGACGCTGGCGGGGCTGGTCCTCTGGGGGCGGGGGCTGTTCTGCGGCTGGCTGTGTCCCTATGGCGCGATGCAGGAATTCGCGCATCATGCCGGGCGTCGGCTCGGCCTGCCGGACTGGCGCCCCGCCCCAAGCCTGGGCCGCGCGCTTCTTTGGACCGGACCCGCCGCGCTGGCGGGTCTGGTCCTGACCGCGATCCTTGTCCCCGCCCATCTGGAGACCACCGCCGAGATCGAGCCCTTCAAGACCGCCATCACCACCCATTTCGCCCGGCCCTGGCCCTATATCCTCTGGGCGGGCGGCTGGCTGGTCCTGTCGATGGTCTGGTTCAAGGGATTCTGCCGGTCGCTCTGCCCACTTGGTGCGCTGCTGCGGGCGGGCGACATCCTGCGCCTGCGCCGCTGGATCCCGCGCCGGGCGGAATGCGGCATCCCCTGCCAGCTGTGCCGGGTGCGCTGCCGCTATGACGCCATCGCCCCCAAGGGGCAGGTGCGTTATGGCGAATGTTTCCAATGCCTCGATTGCGTGACGATCCACGACGATCCGCGCCAATGCGTGCCGCTGATCCTGGCCGCCCGCGCCAGACGGAGGGCGGCATGA
- a CDS encoding FAD:protein FMN transferase — protein MTTRRRFLTILAGAALAGRAADAAEWQGRAMGADARILIRSGDLRDATLARVLARIRRIEQVFSLHAPSELTRLNQGAAVTLSPEMRLALHLARRVHAATGGIFDPGVQPIWAARAGGMPAPRVRPLGGIARIRDGVQLAPGQALTMNGLAQGLATDLIAAELAGLGPVLVDIGEQRALGGDFRLELVDPAARGLGRITLRAGRAVATSSPGALRFATGSSHIIGPQGQAPLWSSVTVEAPTAALADAASTAFVLMPAPAIRQAQVRLGLGPVRVVDPAGNLSTIERHG, from the coding sequence ATGACCACGCGCAGACGGTTCCTGACCATCCTTGCGGGCGCGGCACTGGCGGGGCGCGCGGCGGACGCGGCCGAATGGCAGGGCCGGGCGATGGGCGCCGATGCCCGCATCCTGATCCGCTCGGGCGATCTGCGCGACGCGACGCTGGCCCGGGTGCTGGCCCGCATCCGCCGGATCGAACAGGTCTTTTCGCTGCATGCCCCGTCCGAGCTGACGCGCCTCAATCAGGGCGCGGCGGTGACGCTGTCCCCCGAGATGCGCCTGGCCTTGCACCTGGCGCGCAGGGTCCATGCGGCGACGGGCGGGATCTTCGATCCGGGCGTCCAGCCGATCTGGGCGGCCCGGGCCGGGGGCATGCCGGCGCCGCGGGTCCGGCCCTTGGGGGGGATCGCGCGGATCAGGGACGGCGTGCAACTGGCACCGGGGCAGGCGCTGACGATGAACGGGCTGGCGCAGGGCCTTGCCACCGACCTGATCGCGGCAGAGCTGGCCGGGCTTGGCCCCGTCCTGGTGGATATCGGCGAACAGCGCGCGCTCGGCGGTGATTTTCGGTTGGAACTGGTCGATCCCGCAGCGAGGGGCCTGGGCCGGATCACCCTGCGCGCGGGGCGGGCGGTGGCCACCTCATCCCCCGGGGCGCTGCGCTTTGCGACGGGTTCAAGCCATATCATCGGGCCGCAGGGTCAGGCGCCGCTCTGGTCCAGCGTGACGGTCGAGGCACCCACCGCCGCGCTGGCCGATGCCGCATCCACCGCCTTCGTGCTGATGCCTGCCCCGGCGATCCGTCAGGCGCAGGTCCGTCTTGGCCTGGGACCGGTGCGGGTGGTCGACCCGGCGGGAAACCTCTCCACGATCGAGCGCCACGGCTGA
- the pedF gene encoding cytochrome c-550 PedF, with product MAHGDVAPQPMNTEALPDVGEDWLTENPYRAEAAGDEVWLTAVKIGDSGYNQNCARCHGLGAVSGGLAPDLRFLEAEEYGDEWYIERFRHGYTQDGVTKMPGFEEVLDQKAAWAIRTYVETRPEDGALDDHTARLTEIRDQLAAGDGDTTAIAAELTQIAGNVATASGAPKADSTVSRAAEILALAPDNRKGASELLTIGLSAAH from the coding sequence ATGGCGCATGGCGATGTCGCGCCCCAGCCCATGAATACCGAAGCCCTGCCCGATGTCGGCGAGGACTGGCTGACCGAGAACCCCTATCGCGCCGAGGCGGCCGGGGACGAGGTCTGGCTGACCGCCGTCAAGATCGGTGACAGCGGCTATAACCAGAACTGCGCGCGCTGCCACGGGCTGGGGGCGGTGTCGGGCGGTCTGGCCCCCGACCTGCGCTTCCTCGAGGCCGAGGAATATGGCGACGAATGGTATATCGAGCGGTTCCGCCACGGCTATACCCAGGACGGCGTGACCAAGATGCCCGGCTTCGAGGAGGTTCTGGACCAGAAGGCGGCCTGGGCGATCCGCACCTATGTCGAGACCCGCCCCGAGGATGGCGCGCTGGACGACCACACCGCCCGCCTGACCGAGATCCGCGACCAGCTGGCCGCAGGCGACGGCGACACCACCGCCATCGCCGCCGAACTGACCCAGATCGCAGGCAATGTCGCCACCGCATCCGGCGCACCCAAGGCCGACAGCACCGTGTCGCGCGCGGCCGAGATCCTGGCGCTGGCGCCCGACAACCGCAAGGGCGCGTCCGAGCTGTTGACCATCGGCCTTTCCGCGGCGCATTGA
- a CDS encoding LysR family transcriptional regulator, with protein sequence MINTGLFEDFLHLAQSRNFSTTSRERGMSQSTLSRRIAALEGFVGRELFDRTIQPVALSEAGEMLLPLAQDILEKMEEVRTIGHPTARRVETCHLIALSTLALHFFPDWLSRYETTESWQVDLLNTEPLLAANIRNFLRGQAEFLLTFADDRVPDLLALRHHRYIVLGHETAVPVSRPDADGAPIWSLDGEAEIAYCGYTRGSFFQQALTPCFDRLGDRLCKVRDNSMAAVIHGLVRQGHGMCWLPRVMVEDDLKAGVLVRAGGPDFDLPTEIRLYRSHNMSRYAQSLWNAVSSGHQICRRSVRLA encoded by the coding sequence ATGATCAACACCGGACTGTTCGAGGATTTCCTGCACCTCGCGCAGAGCCGCAACTTCTCGACCACCTCGCGCGAACGGGGGATGTCACAATCCACCCTGTCGCGCCGGATCGCCGCGCTGGAGGGCTTCGTCGGGCGCGAACTGTTCGACCGCACCATCCAGCCCGTCGCCCTGAGCGAGGCGGGCGAGATGCTGCTGCCCTTGGCGCAGGACATCCTGGAGAAGATGGAGGAGGTCCGCACGATCGGCCATCCGACCGCCCGCCGGGTCGAGACATGCCACCTCATCGCGCTGAGCACCTTGGCGCTGCATTTCTTTCCCGACTGGCTGTCGCGCTACGAGACGACGGAATCCTGGCAGGTCGACCTGCTGAACACCGAGCCGCTGCTGGCCGCGAACATCCGAAATTTCCTGCGCGGGCAGGCCGAATTTCTGCTGACATTCGCGGATGACCGGGTGCCCGACCTGCTGGCCCTGCGCCATCACCGCTACATCGTCCTGGGCCACGAGACGGCAGTGCCCGTCAGCCGCCCCGATGCCGATGGCGCCCCGATCTGGTCGTTGGATGGCGAGGCCGAGATCGCCTATTGCGGCTATACGAGGGGCAGCTTCTTTCAGCAGGCGCTGACGCCCTGCTTCGATCGCTTGGGCGACCGGCTGTGCAAGGTGCGCGACAATTCGATGGCGGCGGTGATCCACGGGCTGGTCCGGCAGGGCCATGGCATGTGCTGGCTGCCCCGGGTCATGGTCGAGGACGACCTGAAAGCGGGCGTGCTGGTCCGGGCGGGCGGGCCGGATTTCGATCTGCCGACCGAGATCCGGCTCTATCGGTCGCATAACATGAGCCGCTATGCCCAGAGCCTGTGGAACGCCGTCAGCAGCGGTCACCAGATCTGCCGAAGATCGGTGCGACTGGCCTGA
- a CDS encoding YVTN family beta-propeller repeat protein produces the protein MFRPVLLSLALAGPAGADEIWVSNELDDTVSVIDVATLEVKATYPTGQRPRGITFNSDHSLLYICASDSNAVQVMDPATGQILHDLPSGDDPEQFVLSPDDRQLWIANEDDALTTVVDTETRRVVAQIAVGIEPEGMGMSPDGRIQVTTSETTNMAHWIDTETHQIIANTLVDSRPRHAEFSHDGSQLWVSSEIGGTVTVFDTETRAEIAKIAFSLPNIRPERLQPVGMVFSPDGGKIFVALGPSDHVAVIDTASFQVIDYILVGRRVWHLELSPDGTRMFTTNGVSGDVTVFDVASHQPIKTIKVGRYPWGAAARPLP, from the coding sequence ATGTTCCGTCCCGTCCTTCTGTCGCTTGCCCTTGCCGGCCCCGCCGGCGCGGACGAGATCTGGGTGTCCAACGAACTGGACGATACCGTCAGCGTCATCGACGTCGCCACGCTGGAGGTCAAGGCGACCTATCCGACCGGCCAGCGCCCGCGCGGGATCACCTTCAACAGTGATCACAGCCTGCTGTATATCTGTGCCTCGGACAGCAATGCGGTGCAGGTCATGGACCCCGCGACGGGCCAGATCCTGCACGACCTGCCCTCGGGCGACGATCCCGAACAGTTCGTTCTGTCCCCCGACGACCGCCAGCTGTGGATCGCGAACGAGGATGACGCGCTGACCACGGTCGTCGATACCGAGACCCGCCGCGTCGTCGCCCAGATCGCCGTCGGGATCGAACCCGAGGGGATGGGCATGTCCCCCGACGGCCGCATCCAGGTCACCACCTCGGAGACGACCAACATGGCCCATTGGATCGACACCGAGACGCATCAGATCATCGCCAATACCCTGGTCGACAGCCGCCCCCGCCACGCCGAATTCAGCCATGACGGCAGCCAGCTCTGGGTCAGCTCCGAGATCGGCGGCACGGTCACGGTCTTCGACACGGAAACCCGTGCCGAGATCGCCAAGATCGCCTTTTCGCTGCCCAATATCCGACCCGAGCGGTTGCAGCCCGTCGGCATGGTCTTTTCGCCGGACGGCGGCAAGATCTTCGTGGCGCTCGGGCCGTCGGACCATGTGGCGGTGATCGACACAGCCAGCTTTCAGGTCATCGACTACATCCTGGTGGGCCGCCGCGTGTGGCATCTGGAGCTGTCGCCGGACGGCACGCGGATGTTCACGACCAACGGCGTCTCGGGCGATGTGACCGTCTTCGACGTGGCCAGCCACCAGCCGATCAAGACCATCAAGGTCGGCCGCTATCCCTGGGGCGCGGCTGCCCGGCCCCTGCCCTGA
- a CDS encoding substrate-binding periplasmic protein: MRGLAVILALLLAGPAAAQPAPLCADHVPQARPQNTFPQDVGRSLDRIREQGWIEIAVYEDFPPWSHDTDGTPHGIDVDLAHLIGEGLGVETRIRMVQAGETFDQDLLNYVTRGAVVDGHVSNLFLHAPYDPAYACRFDQVVFTGIYAEERLAIAYRQADYPEKGPVPAYFRYDTVGVENDAIADFYLTSLVGAAGDKVRRYRSTAAAMAGLAGGEVMAVMGPVTELEGLSGDGVLVHTPPMVGLDRSSWTLGVALSTQHRPLGYEVDAIIGEAVADGRIEAIFARHGVRYRPGLR, encoded by the coding sequence ATGCGTGGCCTGGCCGTCATCCTCGCGCTGCTGCTGGCGGGTCCGGCGGCGGCGCAGCCCGCGCCCCTTTGCGCCGATCACGTCCCGCAGGCCCGCCCGCAGAACACCTTTCCGCAGGATGTCGGCCGCAGCCTGGACCGGATTCGCGAACAGGGCTGGATCGAGATCGCCGTCTACGAGGATTTTCCGCCCTGGTCGCATGACACGGACGGCACGCCCCACGGCATCGACGTGGATCTGGCCCATCTGATCGGCGAGGGCCTGGGTGTGGAGACGCGCATCCGCATGGTCCAGGCGGGCGAGACCTTCGATCAGGATCTGCTGAACTATGTCACGCGGGGCGCGGTGGTGGATGGGCATGTCTCGAACCTGTTCCTGCATGCGCCCTATGATCCCGCCTATGCCTGCCGCTTCGACCAGGTGGTCTTCACCGGCATCTATGCCGAGGAACGGCTGGCCATCGCCTATCGGCAGGCGGATTACCCCGAAAAGGGGCCGGTCCCGGCCTATTTCCGCTATGACACCGTCGGGGTCGAGAACGATGCGATCGCGGATTTCTACCTGACCTCGCTGGTGGGGGCGGCGGGCGACAAGGTGCGCCGCTATCGCTCGACCGCGGCGGCGATGGCGGGGCTGGCCGGGGGCGAGGTCATGGCCGTGATGGGCCCCGTGACCGAGCTGGAGGGCCTGTCGGGCGACGGTGTTCTGGTCCATACGCCGCCGATGGTAGGGCTGGATCGGTCGTCCTGGACGCTTGGCGTGGCGCTGTCGACCCAGCACCGCCCGCTCGGCTACGAGGTCGATGCCATCATCGGCGAGGCTGTGGCCGATGGCCGGATCGAGGCGATCTTTGCCCGGCATGGCGTGCGCTATCGTCCGGGGCTGCGGTAA
- a CDS encoding PQQ-dependent methanol/ethanol family dehydrogenase has product MNRFVLATVLAMMAAAPVAQAAVTEEDLANDQASTGNVLTNGMGRDLQRFSPLTTLNRDNVRNLMPAWAFSFGGEKQRGQESQPLIHDGVMYVTGSYSRIYAIDIETGREIWQYDARLPEGILPCCDVVNRGAAIYGDNIYFGTLDARLIALDLKTGDVKWNKKIAEYKEGYSYTAAPLIVDGMIITGNSGGEFGIVGEVQARDAETGETVWTRPVIEGHMGTLNGEESTMTGTLNATWPGDMWQTGGGATWLGGSYDIDTNTLVFGTGNPAPWNSHLRNAGTPVEGNAGDNLYAASRLGIDPETGEIKWHFQSTPREGWDFDGVNEVVSYTDREGNKRYGTADRNGFFYVLNREDGAFVDAHPFVADINWASGIDETGRPVFIEENRPGAMNEAAEGGKGQQVFAVPSFLGGKNWQPMAYSQNTGLFYIPSNEWGMDIWNEPISYKKGAAYLGAGFTIKPIFESHIGSLKAMDPMTGEVKWEYQNDAPLWGGVMTTAGGLVFFGTPEGEFKALDDETGEELWSFQTGSGIVGQPVTWEQDGEQYVTIVSGWGGAVPLWGGEVAKKVNYLNQGGMVWTFKLPAQLAAN; this is encoded by the coding sequence ATGAACAGATTCGTGCTGGCGACCGTGCTGGCGATGATGGCGGCGGCCCCGGTGGCCCAAGCCGCCGTGACCGAGGAGGACCTGGCCAACGATCAGGCCAGCACCGGCAACGTGCTGACCAACGGGATGGGGCGCGACCTGCAGCGGTTCAGCCCGCTGACCACGCTGAACCGCGACAATGTCAGGAACCTGATGCCGGCCTGGGCCTTTTCCTTCGGCGGCGAGAAGCAGCGCGGGCAGGAAAGCCAGCCGCTGATCCATGACGGCGTGATGTATGTGACGGGGTCCTATTCCCGCATCTATGCGATCGACATCGAGACCGGGCGCGAGATCTGGCAATACGACGCCCGCCTGCCCGAGGGCATCCTGCCCTGCTGCGACGTGGTGAACCGGGGTGCGGCGATCTATGGCGACAACATCTATTTCGGCACGCTGGACGCGCGCCTGATCGCGCTGGACCTGAAGACCGGCGACGTGAAATGGAACAAGAAGATCGCCGAATACAAGGAAGGCTATTCCTATACCGCCGCGCCGCTGATCGTGGACGGGATGATCATCACCGGCAATTCCGGCGGCGAATTCGGGATCGTCGGCGAGGTGCAGGCCCGCGACGCCGAGACGGGCGAGACCGTCTGGACCCGCCCGGTGATCGAGGGCCATATGGGCACCCTGAACGGCGAGGAAAGCACCATGACCGGGACGCTGAACGCGACTTGGCCGGGCGACATGTGGCAGACCGGCGGTGGCGCGACCTGGCTGGGTGGTTCCTATGACATCGACACGAACACGCTGGTCTTCGGCACGGGCAACCCCGCACCTTGGAACAGCCATCTGCGCAATGCCGGCACGCCGGTCGAAGGGAATGCCGGCGACAACCTCTATGCCGCGTCGCGCCTCGGGATCGATCCGGAGACGGGCGAGATCAAGTGGCATTTCCAGTCCACCCCGCGCGAGGGCTGGGATTTCGACGGCGTGAACGAGGTCGTCTCCTATACCGATCGCGAGGGGAACAAGCGCTACGGCACTGCCGACCGCAACGGCTTCTTCTATGTGCTGAACCGCGAGGACGGGGCCTTCGTGGATGCCCATCCCTTTGTGGCCGACATCAACTGGGCGTCGGGCATCGACGAGACGGGCCGCCCCGTCTTCATCGAGGAAAACCGCCCCGGCGCGATGAACGAGGCCGCCGAAGGCGGCAAGGGTCAGCAGGTCTTTGCCGTGCCCTCGTTCCTCGGCGGCAAGAACTGGCAGCCGATGGCCTACAGCCAGAACACGGGCCTCTTCTACATCCCCTCGAACGAGTGGGGCATGGACATCTGGAACGAGCCGATCAGCTACAAGAAGGGCGCGGCCTATCTGGGCGCGGGCTTCACCATCAAGCCGATCTTCGAAAGCCATATCGGCTCGCTCAAGGCGATGGACCCGATGACGGGCGAGGTGAAGTGGGAATACCAGAACGACGCGCCGCTCTGGGGCGGGGTGATGACCACGGCCGGCGGCCTCGTCTTCTTCGGCACGCCCGAGGGCGAGTTCAAGGCCTTGGACGACGAGACCGGCGAGGAGCTGTGGTCCTTCCAGACCGGCTCGGGGATCGTCGGTCAGCCCGTGACCTGGGAACAGGATGGCGAGCAATATGTCACCATCGTCTCGGGCTGGGGCGGGGCGGTGCCGCTCTGGGGTGGCGAGGTTGCCAAGAAGGTGAACTACCTCAATCAAGGCGGCATGG
- a CDS encoding ABC transporter substrate-binding protein encodes MPKRLAIIGAAMTACATAAAALEVRIDMVERQVVPPPILSNLIAPPEDLALAGARLGLSDIAATGRFMGDDFTLTETRIAPGEDLRPAIEALLADGARLILVKAPAEDMLALADLAAAEGAVIFNVSDPSEALRGADCRANVLHTTPSLAMRTDALAQFALKKRWTRLALLQGPNPEDAAFADALRASLTKFGLSLAAEKAWAFDADMRRVASEELPAFTQDLPDHDLLLVADERGDFGRYIPYNTWVPRPVAGSEGIMPLGFSGVVENWGAAQLQTRFRDLSGREMQATDFAAWAAAAAIGEAVTRTRSADPDVLHDYLLSDGFRLAGFLGTPLSFRAWDGQMRQPIPLVTERAVVVTAPLEGFLHEFSELDTLGQDRPGTSCTAFP; translated from the coding sequence ATGCCCAAACGGCTTGCCATCATCGGCGCCGCGATGACCGCCTGCGCGACAGCCGCCGCCGCGCTGGAGGTGCGCATCGACATGGTCGAACGCCAGGTCGTCCCGCCGCCGATCCTGTCGAACCTGATCGCCCCGCCCGAGGACCTGGCCCTGGCCGGTGCGCGGCTCGGGCTGTCGGACATCGCCGCGACCGGGCGCTTCATGGGCGACGACTTCACCCTGACCGAGACGCGCATCGCCCCCGGGGAAGACCTGCGCCCCGCCATCGAGGCGCTGCTGGCCGATGGCGCGCGGCTGATCCTGGTCAAAGCGCCGGCCGAGGACATGCTGGCGCTGGCCGATCTCGCCGCGGCCGAGGGCGCGGTGATCTTCAACGTCTCCGACCCCTCCGAGGCGCTGCGCGGGGCTGACTGCCGCGCGAACGTCCTGCACACGACGCCCAGCCTTGCGATGCGCACCGACGCGCTGGCGCAATTCGCGCTGAAGAAGCGCTGGACCCGGCTGGCGCTGCTGCAGGGTCCAAACCCCGAGGATGCGGCCTTTGCCGACGCGCTGCGGGCGTCGCTGACCAAGTTCGGCCTGTCGCTGGCCGCGGAAAAGGCCTGGGCCTTCGATGCCGACATGCGCCGCGTCGCCTCGGAGGAGCTGCCGGCCTTCACCCAGGACCTGCCCGACCATGACCTGCTGCTGGTCGCGGATGAACGCGGCGATTTCGGCCGCTACATCCCCTACAACACCTGGGTGCCGCGCCCCGTCGCGGGCTCCGAGGGGATCATGCCGCTCGGCTTTTCCGGCGTGGTCGAGAATTGGGGCGCCGCGCAGCTGCAGACCCGGTTTCGCGACCTGTCCGGGCGCGAGATGCAGGCCACCGATTTTGCCGCATGGGCCGCCGCCGCCGCCATCGGCGAGGCCGTGACCCGCACCCGCAGCGCCGATCCGGACGTGCTGCACGATTACCTGCTGTCCGACGGCTTCCGGCTGGCGGGGTTCCTGGGCACGCCCCTGTCGTTTCGCGCATGGGACGGGCAGATGCGCCAGCCGATCCCGCTGGTCACCGAACGCGCCGTCGTCGTCACCGCGCCGCTGGAGGGGTTCCTGCACGAATTCTCCGAACTCGACACGCTTGGGCAGGACCGCCCCGGCACATCCTGCACCGCATTCCCATGA